The genomic window AGAGAAAGTCGATGATGGAGACCATCAGGACGCCTCGGAACATCGTCTCGAAATCGTCGACGTCTTCCGGGGCCACCAGCCCAGAGTCCACACAACGTTGAAAGGCCGCCTGAGTCCAGCCGTGAAGGTCGGCCTTGCAGCACTCCATGAACGGAGCGACGCCCGCCTCGGGGGGACCGAACCCCACCGCGAAGAAGAACCGCGAACGGTCTGGATCTTCGCGGCAGAAGTCGAAATGGGCCTCAAGCACTCGTTCCAGCACCCGGACGGGGTCGGGCTCGCCGTCGATCACGGCCTTGAGTCGAGCGGAAAGCTCGGAGATGGGTTCGACCAGAATGGTCTTCGCCAGCCCCTCCTTGCTCCCGAAGTGGTAGTAGAGCGTCGGCTTGGCAACGCCCGCCTCCTCGACGATCTCCCTCGTCGACGTGGCCTCGAACCCTTGCCGAGCGAACAGCCGCGCCGCCGCTCTGGCGATGTGCCGCGCCGCCTCATTGTCTTCCGGCTTCGCGACCGTCATCCCAGACCTTTCGACCTTGCCGACTGGCAAAAGAAGACAAGCTACCGACCGGTAGGTATTCTCGCCGAAGTCGCCTCGGACGTCAATCCGAGGTTGAAGCAGAAAGGGGAGGGACCTCGCTCTCGCGGCGATGCGACGTAGAATCAAGAGAGTCGCGTTCCCGTCGGGGTTCGGGTCGCGCCTACCTATCGCCCGTAAATCGCCGAGGAGTCGCCATGAACCTGGAACGGCCGATCACCGACCGGATCACCATTGCGGATCAGCCTTCGGCGGAGGATCTTGCTCGGCTCAAGGCGGAAGGCTATGTGGCCGTCGTGAATCTCCGCAAGGACGGCGAGCCCGCGCAGCCGATGGACGTCGCCGCCGAGGGGAAGGAAGTCGCCGACCTGGGGATGGCCTACCATCACTACGCGATCGACCAACCGCCGCTGACCGAATCCGGGGTGACGGCGACCAGCGATTTCATCGACCGCGAGGCGGCGAAGGGGAAGGTGCTCGTCCACTGCATGAAGGGAGCCCGAGCCGCCGCCCTGGTGCTGCTCCAGCAAGCCCGAGCCCACGGCTGGCAACCCGACGAGGTGCTTGCCAAGGGCCGCGCGGTCGGCCTGGAGCTGCCGCCCCCGCTGCAGGCGAAGGTCGATCAGTATTTGAAGTCGCAAGGCTGAGCCCCGGCCGCTTGACCCGGCCGAAATCCGCCTTAGATTGAACCAAGAGA from Paludisphaera rhizosphaerae includes these protein-coding regions:
- a CDS encoding TetR/AcrR family transcriptional regulator, giving the protein MTVAKPEDNEAARHIARAAARLFARQGFEATSTREIVEEAGVAKPTLYYHFGSKEGLAKTILVEPISELSARLKAVIDGEPDPVRVLERVLEAHFDFCREDPDRSRFFFAVGFGPPEAGVAPFMECCKADLHGWTQAAFQRCVDSGLVAPEDVDDFETMFRGVLMVSIIDFLYKNKPLGEDRTRVLVAALLRAFEDRRPVAGQEGRS
- a CDS encoding beta-lactamase hydrolase domain-containing protein, which codes for MNLERPITDRITIADQPSAEDLARLKAEGYVAVVNLRKDGEPAQPMDVAAEGKEVADLGMAYHHYAIDQPPLTESGVTATSDFIDREAAKGKVLVHCMKGARAAALVLLQQARAHGWQPDEVLAKGRAVGLELPPPLQAKVDQYLKSQG